From one Streptomyces sp. Q6 genomic stretch:
- the rpsF gene encoding 30S ribosomal protein S6, with amino-acid sequence MRHYEVMVILDPDLEERAVAPLIENFLSVVREGEGKVEKVDTWGRRRLSYEIKKKPEGIYSVIDLQAEPAVVKELDRQMNLNESVLRTKVLRPETH; translated from the coding sequence ATGCGTCACTACGAGGTGATGGTCATCCTCGACCCCGATCTGGAGGAGCGCGCTGTCGCCCCCCTGATCGAGAACTTCCTCTCCGTCGTCCGTGAGGGCGAAGGAAAGGTCGAGAAGGTCGACACCTGGGGCCGTCGTCGTCTCTCGTACGAGATCAAGAAGAAGCCCGAGGGCATCTACTCGGTCATCGACCTGCAGGCCGAGCCTGCGGTCGTCAAGGAGCTCGACCGCCAGATGAACCTGAACGAGTCGGTCCTCCGGACCAAGGTCCTCCGCCCCGAGACCCACTGA
- a CDS encoding MarR family winged helix-turn-helix transcriptional regulator: protein MTATDPALTALSQGWCALSLLHGRIEAHIERALQAGHGLSVREYSLLDVLSRQHDGEGGHLQMKQVADAVVLSQSATTRLVTRLEDRGLLARYLCPTDRRGIYTNVSEAGLKLLEEARPTNEAALREALDTAAENPELAPLVRAVEGLRVPA from the coding sequence ATGACCGCCACTGACCCCGCACTCACCGCCCTCTCCCAGGGCTGGTGCGCGCTCTCCCTCCTTCACGGGAGGATTGAGGCCCACATCGAGCGCGCCCTCCAGGCCGGACACGGACTGAGCGTGCGCGAGTACTCCCTGCTCGACGTCCTCAGCCGACAGCACGACGGGGAGGGCGGCCACCTTCAGATGAAGCAGGTCGCCGACGCGGTCGTCCTCAGCCAGAGCGCCACGACCCGCCTGGTCACGCGCCTCGAGGACCGCGGCCTTCTCGCCCGGTACCTGTGCCCCACCGACCGGCGCGGCATCTACACGAACGTCTCCGAGGCCGGCCTGAAGCTCCTCGAGGAGGCCCGGCCGACCAACGAGGCCGCACTGCGCGAGGCGCTCGACACCGCGGCCGAGAACCCCGAACTCGCTCCGCTGGTCAGGGCCGTCGAAGGACTCCGCGTCCCCGCGTAA
- a CDS encoding GNAT family N-acetyltransferase, which translates to MGDLEIRPAAAEDVPAIVAMLADDPLGAQRESPDDLAPYLAAHARLAADPNQHLVVAVREGRVVGTLQLTVIPGLSRKGATRSVIEGVRVHADERGSGLGTLFIEWAVEESRRQDCQLVQLTSDATRTDAHRFYERLGFVASHVGFKLQL; encoded by the coding sequence ATGGGAGATCTTGAAATCAGGCCTGCCGCGGCCGAGGACGTCCCGGCGATCGTCGCGATGCTGGCGGACGACCCGCTCGGCGCCCAGCGGGAGTCGCCGGACGACCTGGCGCCGTACCTCGCCGCCCACGCACGCCTCGCCGCCGACCCGAACCAGCACCTCGTCGTCGCCGTACGCGAAGGCCGTGTCGTCGGCACCCTGCAACTCACCGTCATCCCCGGGCTCTCCCGGAAGGGCGCCACCCGCTCGGTCATCGAGGGGGTACGCGTCCACGCGGACGAGCGCGGCAGCGGTCTCGGCACCCTGTTCATCGAGTGGGCCGTCGAGGAATCCCGGCGCCAGGACTGCCAGTTGGTGCAGCTGACCTCCGACGCCACCCGGACCGACGCCCATCGCTTCTACGAACGGCTGGGCTTCGTGGCCTCGCACGTGGGCTTCAAACTCCAGCTCTGA
- the rplI gene encoding 50S ribosomal protein L9, with protein MKIILTHEVSGLGTAGDVVDVKDGYARNYLVPRGFAIRWTKGGEQDVAQIRRARKIHEIATIEQANEIKAKLEGVKVRLAVRSGDAGRLFGSVTQADVASAIESAGGLKVDKRRVELGSPIKTLGAHEATVRLHPEVAAKVNVEVVAA; from the coding sequence ATGAAGATCATCCTGACCCACGAGGTCTCTGGCCTCGGCACCGCCGGTGACGTCGTCGACGTCAAGGACGGGTACGCCCGCAACTACCTGGTCCCGCGTGGTTTCGCGATCCGCTGGACCAAGGGTGGCGAGCAGGACGTGGCGCAGATCCGCCGCGCCCGCAAGATCCACGAGATCGCGACCATCGAGCAGGCCAACGAGATCAAGGCCAAGCTCGAGGGCGTCAAGGTCCGTCTGGCCGTCCGCTCCGGCGACGCCGGTCGTCTCTTCGGTTCCGTCACGCAGGCTGACGTCGCTTCGGCGATCGAGTCCGCGGGTGGCCTGAAGGTCGACAAGCGCCGCGTCGAGCTGGGCTCGCCGATCAAGACGCTGGGCGCCCACGAGGCGACCGTGCGTCTGCACCCCGAGGTTGCCGCCAAGGTCAACGTCGAGGTCGTCGCTGCCTGA
- a CDS encoding MFS transporter — MPLALLALAIGAFGIGTTEFVIMGLLPEVAGDFGVSIPTAGFLVTGYALGVMFGAPLMTAVGTRISRKRMLMLLMGLFIVGNLLSAVAPVFAVMLIGRVVASLAHGAFFGIGSVVAAELVAPQKKAGAIAMMFTGLTVANVVGVPLGTLIGQSLGWRVTFTIVAALGVVGLLGIAKLVPDLPKPEGVHLRHELAAFKNVQVLLAMAMTVLGFGGVFAAITYITPMMTNVAGFADGSVTWLLVLFGLGMVGGNLIGGKFADRALMPMLYVSLSALAIVLALFTVTAHHKVLAAITIALIGALGFATVPPLQKRVLDQASGAPTLASAVNIGAFNLGNALSAWLGGMVIAAGLGYTAPNWVGAALAAGALVLAVLSAALERRSPAPSLVVTGAGQRHAEPAHH, encoded by the coding sequence ATGCCTCTCGCGCTCCTTGCCCTCGCGATCGGGGCCTTCGGGATCGGAACCACGGAATTCGTGATCATGGGACTGCTCCCAGAGGTCGCGGGCGACTTCGGCGTCTCCATCCCCACGGCCGGATTCCTCGTGACCGGCTACGCCCTCGGCGTCATGTTCGGCGCCCCGTTGATGACCGCCGTCGGCACCCGCATCTCCCGCAAGCGGATGCTGATGCTGCTGATGGGCCTCTTCATCGTCGGCAACCTGCTCTCCGCCGTGGCCCCCGTCTTCGCCGTGATGCTGATCGGCCGCGTGGTCGCCTCGCTCGCCCACGGCGCGTTCTTCGGCATCGGCTCCGTGGTCGCGGCCGAACTGGTCGCCCCGCAGAAGAAGGCCGGAGCCATCGCGATGATGTTCACGGGCCTCACCGTGGCCAACGTCGTCGGCGTCCCGCTCGGCACCCTCATCGGCCAGTCCCTCGGCTGGCGCGTCACGTTCACGATCGTCGCGGCGCTCGGCGTCGTCGGTCTCCTCGGCATCGCCAAGCTCGTACCGGACCTGCCCAAGCCCGAGGGCGTGCACCTGCGGCACGAGCTGGCCGCCTTCAAGAACGTCCAGGTCCTGCTCGCCATGGCGATGACCGTGCTCGGCTTCGGCGGAGTCTTCGCCGCCATCACCTACATCACACCGATGATGACCAACGTCGCCGGATTCGCGGACGGCTCGGTGACCTGGCTGCTCGTCCTCTTCGGGCTCGGCATGGTCGGCGGCAACCTCATCGGCGGCAAGTTCGCCGACCGGGCCCTGATGCCCATGCTCTACGTCTCCCTGAGCGCCCTGGCGATCGTGCTCGCCCTCTTCACCGTGACCGCGCACCACAAGGTCCTGGCCGCGATCACCATCGCCCTGATCGGCGCGCTCGGGTTCGCGACGGTGCCCCCGCTCCAGAAGCGGGTCCTCGACCAGGCCTCCGGCGCGCCCACGCTCGCCTCGGCCGTCAACATCGGCGCGTTCAATCTCGGCAACGCCCTCTCCGCCTGGCTCGGCGGCATGGTGATCGCCGCGGGCCTCGGCTACACCGCCCCGAACTGGGTCGGCGCCGCGCTCGCCGCGGGAGCCCTCGTCCTGGCCGTCCTGTCCGCCGCCCTGGAGCGTCGCTCGCCGGCCCCGAGCCTGGTCGTCACCGGCGCCGGACAGCGGCACGCCGAGCCGGCCCACCACTGA
- the dnaB gene encoding replicative DNA helicase, translating into MSISEPLDDPWADSGPSDRLPPSRQNRKGGRGQGGEHERGREDSGWDEGPATFERVPPQDLDAEQSVLGGMLLSKDAIADVVEVLKGADFYKPAHETIFQAILDVYAKGEPADPITIAAELTKRGEINKVGGASYLHTLVQTVPTAANAEYYAEIVHERAVLRRLVEAGTRITQMGYAADDDVDEIVNKAQAEIYAVTEQRTSEDYLPLGDIMEGALDEIEAIGSRSGEMTGVPTGFTDFDSLTNGLHPGQMIVIAARPAMGKSTLALDFARAASIKHNLPSVIFSLEMGRNEIAMRLLSAEARVALHHMRSGTMTDEDWTRLARRMPEVSAAPLYIDDSPNLSMMEIRAKCRRLKQRNDIKLVIIDYLQLMQAGGSKRSESRQQEVSDMSRNLKLLAKELEVPVIALSQLNRGPEQRTDKKPMVSDLRESGSIEQDADMVILLHREDAYEKESPRAGEADIIVGKHRNGPTATITVAFQGHYSRFVDMAQT; encoded by the coding sequence GTGAGTATCTCCGAGCCCTTGGACGACCCCTGGGCCGACAGCGGTCCCAGTGATCGTCTGCCCCCTTCCCGGCAGAACCGCAAGGGCGGCCGAGGCCAGGGTGGCGAGCATGAGCGCGGCCGCGAGGACAGCGGCTGGGACGAGGGTCCCGCCACGTTCGAGCGCGTACCGCCGCAGGACCTGGACGCCGAGCAGTCCGTGCTCGGTGGCATGCTCCTGTCGAAGGACGCCATCGCGGACGTCGTCGAGGTCCTCAAGGGCGCCGACTTTTACAAGCCCGCCCACGAAACGATCTTCCAGGCGATCCTCGACGTCTACGCCAAGGGTGAGCCGGCCGACCCGATCACCATCGCCGCCGAACTCACCAAGCGCGGTGAGATCAACAAGGTCGGCGGCGCATCGTATCTGCACACCCTCGTCCAGACGGTCCCGACCGCGGCCAACGCGGAGTACTACGCGGAGATCGTCCACGAGCGGGCCGTGCTGCGCCGCCTGGTCGAGGCCGGTACGCGGATCACCCAGATGGGATACGCGGCCGACGACGATGTCGACGAGATCGTCAACAAGGCGCAGGCCGAGATCTACGCGGTCACCGAGCAGCGCACCAGCGAGGACTACCTCCCGCTCGGCGACATCATGGAAGGCGCGCTCGACGAGATTGAGGCGATCGGCTCCCGCAGTGGCGAGATGACCGGTGTGCCGACCGGATTCACCGACTTCGACTCGCTGACCAACGGTCTGCACCCGGGCCAGATGATCGTCATCGCCGCCCGTCCCGCCATGGGTAAGTCCACGCTGGCGCTCGACTTCGCCCGCGCGGCGTCGATCAAGCACAACCTGCCCAGCGTCATCTTCTCCCTGGAAATGGGGCGCAACGAGATCGCGATGCGTCTGCTGTCGGCCGAGGCGCGGGTGGCTCTGCACCACATGCGGTCCGGCACGATGACGGACGAGGACTGGACACGGCTCGCGCGCCGGATGCCCGAGGTCTCGGCCGCGCCGCTCTACATCGACGACTCCCCGAACCTGTCGATGATGGAGATCCGCGCGAAGTGCCGTCGCCTCAAGCAGCGCAACGACATCAAGCTCGTGATCATCGACTACTTGCAGCTGATGCAGGCCGGTGGCTCGAAGCGTTCCGAGAGCCGTCAGCAGGAGGTCTCGGACATGTCCCGAAACCTGAAGCTGCTGGCGAAGGAGCTCGAGGTCCCGGTGATCGCGCTCTCACAGCTGAACCGTGGTCCCGAGCAGCGCACCGACAAGAAGCCGATGGTGTCCGACCTGCGTGAGTCCGGCTCCATCGAGCAGGACGCCGACATGGTCATCCTGCTCCACCGTGAGGACGCGTACGAGAAGGAGTCGCCGCGCGCGGGCGAGGCCGACATCATCGTTGGCAAGCACCGTAACGGTCCGACGGCCACGATCACGGTCGCGTTCCAGGGCCACTACTCGCGCTTCGTGGACATGGCGCAGACCTGA
- the rpsR gene encoding 30S ribosomal protein S18, translating to MAKPPVRKPKKKVCAFCKDKVTYVDYKDTNMLRKFISDRGKIRARRVTGNCTQHQRDVATAVKNSREMALLPYTSTAR from the coding sequence ATGGCGAAGCCGCCTGTGCGCAAGCCTAAGAAGAAGGTCTGCGCTTTCTGCAAGGACAAGGTCACGTACGTGGACTACAAGGACACGAACATGCTGCGGAAGTTCATTTCCGACCGCGGCAAGATCCGTGCCCGCCGCGTGACCGGCAACTGCACGCAGCACCAGCGTGACGTCGCCACGGCCGTCAAGAACAGCCGTGAGATGGCGCTGCTGCCCTACACGTCCACCGCGCGATAA
- a CDS encoding GNAT family N-acetyltransferase, with protein MSTPSLSDLPIRRLTRRDVLACADLSENRGWPREEHKWGLLLTAGTGYGIDDPDGGLVGAFVVTEYGHQDRPELGAIGMVLVAERHARQGVGRRLMRYALERAHTTPLTLHATPYGRPLYEELGFKVTGQAEMVRGHFAPGGAAPDVATRPATAEDLAAILRLDAEVFGPDRTHVITRLPAFADQLRVAEADGELVGYAAAWPNMDTHVIGPLIARDTETAKALVASLAAGTDRPLRTDIDVRHEELLAWVKERGLEGISMNAVMNHGAPDLPGDWTRRFAPLTVAAG; from the coding sequence GTGTCGACACCTTCCCTCTCCGACCTTCCCATCCGCCGTCTCACCCGGCGCGATGTCCTCGCCTGCGCCGACCTCTCCGAGAACCGGGGGTGGCCCCGCGAAGAACACAAGTGGGGTCTGCTCCTCACCGCCGGTACGGGCTACGGCATCGACGACCCCGACGGCGGACTCGTCGGCGCCTTCGTGGTGACCGAGTACGGCCATCAGGACCGCCCCGAACTCGGCGCGATCGGCATGGTCCTGGTCGCCGAACGGCATGCACGTCAGGGGGTCGGCAGGCGTCTGATGCGCTACGCGTTGGAGCGTGCGCACACGACGCCGCTGACGCTGCACGCGACGCCGTACGGGCGCCCGCTCTACGAGGAACTGGGCTTCAAGGTCACCGGCCAGGCCGAGATGGTGCGCGGCCACTTCGCCCCGGGCGGTGCGGCGCCCGACGTCGCCACGCGCCCGGCGACCGCCGAGGACCTCGCGGCGATCCTGCGCCTGGACGCCGAGGTGTTCGGCCCGGATCGCACGCACGTGATCACGCGCCTGCCGGCCTTCGCCGACCAGCTGCGGGTGGCGGAGGCCGACGGCGAGCTCGTCGGCTACGCGGCGGCCTGGCCCAACATGGACACGCACGTGATCGGTCCGCTGATCGCCCGTGACACCGAGACCGCGAAGGCCCTCGTCGCCTCGCTCGCGGCGGGCACGGACCGACCGCTGCGCACCGACATCGACGTACGCCATGAAGAGCTGCTCGCCTGGGTCAAGGAGCGCGGCCTGGAGGGCATCAGCATGAACGCGGTGATGAACCACGGCGCCCCGGATCTGCCGGGCGACTGGACCCGCCGCTTCGCGCCGCTGACCGTCGCGGCCGGCTGA
- a CDS encoding serine hydrolase domain-containing protein, with protein MTTPFEELLPTTRRALLHRIAVAQSEGRSPSLVAAVARDGHLVWTGSRTSVDGHGPDENVQYRIGSITKTFTAVLVLRLRDEGLLDLGDPLEKHLPGTGAGEVSIAELLAHTGGLAAETPGEWWERSSAALRPTLADVLGERPFRHPVGRRHHYSNPGYTLLGSLIEKVRGVSWEQALRTEILEPLGLSRTSAQPQMPHAGGWAVHPYADVMMPEPGEDLGLMAAAGQLWSTTRDLAVFAAFLATGDERVLSAESVREMRTPAAPELPGAEGSSYGLGMQVLRRKGRTLAGHSGSLPGFVAGLWLSEQDGLAAVVLANCTSGVSAATVAAELLLTVAEAEPRIPAPWRPLPAVDSSVMELVGPWYWGTQTVALRLTTEGGVELGPVAAGGGRGSRFRANGDGTWTGLDGYYAGELLQAVRRPDGSVSHLDLGSFVFTRKPYDEDAPVPGGVHPDGWQGLPQ; from the coding sequence ATGACTACGCCTTTTGAAGAGTTGTTGCCCACCACGCGTCGTGCGCTCCTGCACCGCATCGCCGTCGCCCAGAGCGAGGGGCGGTCGCCTTCCCTGGTCGCCGCGGTCGCCCGGGACGGGCACCTGGTGTGGACGGGATCCCGTACCTCGGTGGATGGGCACGGGCCCGACGAGAACGTGCAGTACCGGATCGGCTCGATCACCAAGACGTTCACGGCCGTCCTCGTGCTGCGGCTGCGTGACGAGGGGCTCCTCGATCTGGGCGACCCGCTGGAGAAGCACCTCCCGGGCACCGGCGCGGGGGAGGTCTCCATCGCCGAACTCCTCGCGCACACCGGTGGGCTGGCCGCCGAGACGCCCGGTGAGTGGTGGGAGCGCTCGTCGGCGGCGCTGCGTCCGACCCTCGCCGACGTGCTGGGCGAGCGGCCCTTCCGGCATCCCGTAGGCCGTCGCCACCATTACTCCAACCCCGGCTACACGCTGCTGGGTTCGCTGATCGAGAAGGTGCGCGGGGTCTCCTGGGAACAGGCCCTGCGTACGGAGATCCTCGAACCGCTGGGGCTGAGCCGGACCAGCGCCCAGCCGCAGATGCCGCATGCCGGCGGGTGGGCCGTCCACCCGTATGCCGACGTGATGATGCCGGAACCCGGTGAGGACCTCGGCCTGATGGCAGCGGCGGGTCAACTCTGGTCGACCACCCGGGACTTGGCCGTCTTCGCCGCCTTCCTCGCGACGGGTGACGAGCGCGTTCTGAGCGCGGAATCCGTACGGGAGATGCGGACGCCGGCCGCGCCCGAGCTTCCGGGGGCCGAAGGGTCGTCGTACGGCCTCGGCATGCAGGTGCTGAGGAGGAAGGGGCGCACTCTGGCGGGGCACAGCGGTTCCCTGCCCGGGTTCGTGGCGGGGCTGTGGCTGAGCGAGCAGGACGGCCTCGCCGCCGTGGTGCTGGCCAACTGCACGTCCGGGGTCTCCGCGGCCACCGTCGCCGCCGAACTGCTCCTGACCGTCGCGGAGGCCGAGCCGCGTATCCCCGCTCCGTGGCGGCCCCTGCCGGCGGTGGACTCGTCCGTCATGGAACTGGTCGGTCCCTGGTACTGGGGCACGCAGACCGTGGCGCTGCGGCTCACCACGGAGGGTGGCGTCGAGCTGGGGCCGGTCGCGGCCGGTGGCGGGCGTGGCTCGCGCTTCCGGGCGAACGGCGACGGCACCTGGACGGGGCTCGACGGCTACTACGCGGGGGAGCTGCTCCAGGCGGTGCGGCGGCCGGACGGCTCGGTGAGCCATCTGGATCTCGGCTCGTTCGTCTTCACGCGGAAGCCGTACGACGAGGACGCTCCGGTGCCGGGCGGTGTGCATCCTGACGGCTGGCAGGGGCTTCCGCAGTAG
- a CDS encoding MATE family efflux transporter, with the protein MTQAPATPKAARRRHDREIIALAVPAFGALVAEPLFLMADSAIVGHLGTAQLAGLAIASALLMTAVSIFVFLAYATTAAVARRVGSGDLRAAIQQGMDGIWLALLLGAAVVAVVLPTAPGLVELFGASDTAAPYAITYLRISALGIPAMLVVLAATGVLRGLQNTKTPLYVAIGGFVANGVLNVVLVYGAGLGIAGSAWGTVIAQFAMAAVYLVVVVRGARRHHASLRPDAAGIRACAKAGAPLLVRTISLRAILMIATAVAARLGDADVAAHQIILSLWSLLAFALDAIAIAGQAIIGRYLGADDAPGARDVCRRMVQWGIAAGVVLGVLVIVTRPLFVPLFTSDPAVQDAALPALIVVALSQPICGIVFVLDGVLMGAGDGPYLAWAMLLTLAVFAPVALLVPVLGGGLTAVWGAMTLMMAVRMVTLWARYRSGRWAVTGATR; encoded by the coding sequence ATGACACAGGCTCCCGCGACGCCCAAGGCTGCCCGACGACGGCACGACCGAGAGATCATCGCCCTCGCCGTTCCCGCCTTCGGCGCGCTCGTCGCCGAGCCCCTCTTCCTCATGGCCGACAGCGCCATCGTCGGCCATCTGGGCACCGCCCAACTGGCGGGACTCGCCATCGCCTCGGCCCTCCTGATGACCGCGGTCAGCATCTTCGTCTTCCTCGCCTACGCGACCACCGCCGCCGTCGCCCGCCGCGTCGGGTCGGGCGATCTGCGCGCCGCGATCCAACAGGGCATGGACGGCATCTGGCTCGCCCTGCTCCTCGGCGCCGCGGTCGTCGCCGTCGTCCTGCCCACCGCCCCCGGCCTGGTGGAGCTCTTCGGCGCATCGGACACCGCAGCCCCGTACGCGATCACGTATCTGCGCATCTCCGCACTCGGCATCCCGGCCATGCTCGTCGTCCTGGCCGCGACCGGCGTCCTGCGCGGCCTTCAGAACACGAAGACCCCGCTGTACGTCGCCATCGGCGGCTTCGTCGCCAACGGCGTGCTCAATGTCGTGCTGGTCTACGGCGCCGGCCTCGGTATCGCGGGTTCCGCGTGGGGCACCGTCATCGCCCAGTTCGCCATGGCCGCGGTCTATCTGGTCGTGGTGGTCCGTGGAGCCCGCCGCCACCACGCATCCCTGCGCCCGGACGCGGCCGGTATCCGCGCCTGTGCCAAGGCAGGGGCGCCCCTCCTGGTCCGTACGATCTCGCTCCGCGCGATCCTGATGATCGCCACGGCGGTCGCGGCCCGACTCGGCGACGCGGATGTGGCCGCTCACCAGATCATCCTGTCCCTGTGGAGCCTGCTGGCGTTCGCGCTGGACGCGATCGCCATCGCGGGGCAGGCGATCATCGGCCGCTACCTCGGCGCCGACGACGCACCAGGGGCACGGGACGTCTGCCGCCGCATGGTGCAGTGGGGCATCGCGGCGGGTGTGGTCCTCGGCGTACTCGTCATCGTCACCCGGCCCCTTTTCGTCCCGCTGTTCACGAGCGACCCGGCCGTCCAGGACGCGGCTCTGCCCGCCCTGATCGTCGTGGCGCTGTCCCAGCCCATCTGCGGCATCGTGTTCGTGCTCGACGGTGTCCTCATGGGTGCCGGCGACGGACCGTACCTGGCCTGGGCCATGCTGCTCACGCTGGCGGTGTTCGCACCGGTGGCCCTGCTGGTGCCGGTCCTCGGCGGTGGTCTGACCGCGGTGTGGGGCGCGATGACCCTGATGATGGCGGTGCGCATGGTGACCCTGTGGGCCCGCTACCGCTCCGGCCGCTGGGCGGTCACGGGCGCGACCCGCTGA
- a CDS encoding GlcG/HbpS family heme-binding protein translates to MSTTTAVTPLTTQDAEKLVAAAYRAAEEAGVTVSVTVLDAGGHLLAFRRDDRAVLISGETSTRKAYTALQLNAPTADLVDLVKPDGPFHSLPTALDRPLLFIAGGRPIHRDGRLIGAIGVGGGAPEQDHGFATTAVESLA, encoded by the coding sequence ATGAGCACCACCACGGCCGTCACGCCGCTGACCACCCAGGACGCCGAGAAGCTCGTCGCCGCCGCGTACCGCGCCGCCGAAGAGGCCGGAGTCACCGTCAGCGTCACCGTCCTGGACGCCGGCGGTCACCTTCTGGCCTTCCGCCGCGACGACCGCGCCGTGCTGATCTCCGGCGAGACCAGCACCCGCAAGGCGTACACGGCCCTCCAGCTGAACGCGCCGACCGCCGACCTCGTCGACCTGGTCAAGCCCGACGGCCCGTTCCACAGCCTGCCCACCGCCCTCGACCGGCCGCTCCTGTTCATCGCCGGTGGCCGTCCGATCCACCGCGACGGCCGCCTCATCGGCGCCATCGGCGTCGGCGGCGGCGCTCCCGAGCAGGACCACGGGTTCGCCACGACGGCCGTGGAGTCGCTCGCGTAG